From the genome of Streptomyces xanthophaeus:
GCCCTCACCGGTGTTCGTGTACGCGCAGTCCGCGACGACACGGAGCTCGTTGGCCCCGGCCGCCAGGTGGCTCAGGGCGATCCGGGAGTCGTGGAAGACCGCCGCGACGTCCAGGGACTTGCCGTTGAGGACGACCTCGTGCACGGCCGGAGCGACCAGGTCGATGAAAGTCTCGCCCCCGGCCTCGGCCGACTGGAAGCGCACGGTGGTCACGGACGGGTAGGTGCCACCCTCCTGCGCGCCGCTGAGATCGAGTTCGATCTCGTAGGAGTCGACGGTCAGCAGCTTGGCCCGCTGCTGAGCCTCTTCACGGGTGAGATTCGTGCCTGGCACGCGTTCATCTCCTTCGATGGTGACGTTGCCCGGCCATCCTGCCATCCGGACAGCGCCGCCGCCTCGGGACTAATCCATGGGCGAAAAAACGCGCGCGAGGGCGGCACCGTGACGGTGCCGCCCTCGCGTCGGGTGAGCCGGATCAGCCGCGCAGCTCCTCGGCCACGAGCTCGGCGATCTGCACCGCGTTCAGGGCCGCGCCCTTGCGCAGGTTGTCGTTGGAGAGGAACAGCGCGAGGCCGTTCTCCACCGTCTCGTCGGAGCGGATGCGGCCCACGTACGAGGCGTCCTTGCCCGCCGCCTGCAGGGGGGTCGGGATCTCGGAGAGCTCGACGCCCGGGGCGTCCTTCAGCAGCTCGTAGGCGCGCTCGACGCTGATCGGGTTCGCGAAGCGGGCGTTGACCTGCAGGGAGTGGCCGGAGAAGACCGGCACGCGCACGCAGGTGCCGGAGACCTTGAGCTCCGGGATCTCCAGGATCTTGCGGGACTCGTTGCGGAGCTTCTGCTCCTCGTCGGTCTCGAAGGAGCCGTCGTCGACCAGGTTGCCCGCGAGCGGGACCACGTTGTAGGCGATCGGGCGCTTGTAGACGGCGAGCTCGGGGAAGTCCACCGCGCCACCGTCGAAGGTCAGCTGGTCGGCGTTCTCGGAGACCGCGCAGGCCTGGCCCTTGAGCTCGGCCA
Proteins encoded in this window:
- a CDS encoding aspartate-semialdehyde dehydrogenase, whose amino-acid sequence is MRVGIVGATGQVGGVMRSILAERKFPVDELRLFASARSAGSTLEWEGREITIEDASTADYAGLDIVLFSAGGATSRALAEKVASQGAVVIDNSSAWRSHPEVPLVVSEVNPHAIKNRPKGIIANPNCTTMAAMPVLRPLHDEAGLTALVATTYQAVSGSGLAGVAELKGQACAVSENADQLTFDGGAVDFPELAVYKRPIAYNVVPLAGNLVDDGSFETDEEQKLRNESRKILEIPELKVSGTCVRVPVFSGHSLQVNARFANPISVERAYELLKDAPGVELSEIPTPLQAAGKDASYVGRIRSDETVENGLALFLSNDNLRKGAALNAVQIAELVAEELRG